Below is a genomic region from Culicoides brevitarsis isolate CSIRO-B50_1 chromosome 2, AGI_CSIRO_Cbre_v1, whole genome shotgun sequence.
TTGAAGTATTTAATACAGTTGAccatataaaaaatgacaaatgtaTAAACAATGAGATATGTATGCTTATGTATGTGCTCTGAATTCTTTTAGATAAATGAATAAGGAATCAAATATCATCTCGAGTTCATTGAAAGTCAAGTAAAAGTCAACAGACATGCAATAAATTCTTGGAATATGTTTTTGCTTAATCTctcaatatgatttttttttcaaatcaaaacgaCAAActtgttgaataaataaaaagtttcgtaaaaattaattacttttatttgttcTTTGATTAATTTGCCCACCAATTTAATAAAGTACGgtgtaaaattattcatagcCGCACTTTTTATTGTCTCTAAATTTGATTGCCGGTAATTTATTCGGCACAAAATTGCTCATTTTCAGCCATAAACAGAAGTGGAAAACCGAAAAAGTGGTCGTTGCACCAAAAACCATTCCTATAAATTGTATCCCAGAAGCAACAAAgcatttaaagtaaaataggTCGTTTGAGCAACAAACACTCGTCTCCATCACGTATAAAAGATACGGGAAACTCTCCATCCATCACTCATATACTTTGCCATTCTTCTACATGCCAGAGTTTAATACGTACACGTCAACTAAGAGAGAAGAcgtaaaaagtcataaaaatgtcTTGTCAGCACATTTGTACCCTAATACAATTTTATGCGAGTTGTTTCCTCAGTCTCTAGGTTTGGTGGCATTATGGCATCATGGAGAGCAGTCATTAAACGAAAGTGAACgcgaattttatttgttttcttcttagatttttatgatttttagatCACTTTCGCTGCGTGTCGGTGTGTATAAATCATccctaaatgaaaatttaactttattccTTTTCTTTCTGCGTGTGTAAATCAAATCAGTACGAAACGccataaaaaacgaaaacaaaaatagatttaGATGACGTTGGTATGGACTTTCTctaacaaaacgaaaaaaaaaatcaagagcaaGCACTTTTATGTGGATAacgaacaaacgaaaaaagtgtaacaaatgttgtatttttttatatgtctCGTTTAATGAAACAGAACAATGTGAGGCAGACACAGACAAGGATAAAGATGACAAGGAAGTGACAGATCACTTTGATttgatgtttaatttatttcatttttatgtgtGTTATGCGGAATGTGCGGTTGGAGAGACACGGAGAGAGTTTCGATGTCAAATGAGCGGAAGACTTGCAGGAATTTGGGACTAATGATGAATGAAGTATGTcgtataaataattgaatgttGACTTTTCGCGTCATCACTGGAATGAAATATTCAACTTTGGATTGATGAGATTTGTTTTTcccagaaatatttttttttgcatcataaGAGTCACTGatggaagacgaaaaaaattatttcatagaaaatgaaagaaatcagaaatttttgaagaacttttccttttttcataacgtttttattgcttgagaaaattaattaaatttgataaaccaACATTAGAAATTCTTTGTTAAGTTATGCGTTTTGATTCGAAgaattgacattaaaaaatgtggGGAAATACTGTTTTTTGGGatccaaatgttttttttgttcaaaattaaatttttatcttcttgGCCAAACCCAGTGGTATTAAATGGCCTTTGAAggattttcatagaaaattttaaaaaataattttgatattttgctataaaaatttgaataattatttctaaGGCTCCAATGTCTAAAAAAAGCCGTTTAGTCCCATTTAATACtgaaagataataaaaatatgatttcaaaattttaagaaaattttctttttttttaattaaaatcatagaaaattcgaattttttttcaatattaatattttttcacgaattttagaaaatttacagCAGGttcgttaaaaatgtttaaaattcccACCTTTTTCACCGTCGtatgccattttttttgctgaatttttgtgttattttttcgtcattaCGATAAGAAAACAACAGCTCGATATTGGAGTCGGTTCGTCTAGAATCCATCACAGATTGTGTAATTACGTTTGGctataattaatattcaattagcttgttactttttattataccAAGCGCAACTAAATACCTTCTTAATCTGATATCAAATCATTTTGCTGCAATTTAATGCTGCTGTTACTTGCATTCCACATGATTTACTACGGCATAAAAGACCTTTTTCCTGTAATTACAATTTATACTCGACTCGCGAAATCTAAAGCAAACATTGAAGCTAATTTCGGAGAATGAATGAGCATAAATTCGAATAAATCACacgtaaaatgaattttaacaagGCACTTTCTCACAAGTGAAAAAGCAATCCCTGCTGCtgcacataaaataaaaaatccaaagcagagagaaaaataagttGTAAGACACTGCTGGGGTAATCATGTCGCGTCCGTTGCACCATTATCAGCATCATCGTTCGAACGTGAAAACAAACACACATGTTTATTATAAGTCCCCGTGAAATTTCTTGCACTTCGTTAGCTTCAGCTGTAGCTCTACAACAACTTTCTTCGTCTGCTGCCTTCgcttcttgcattttttatgcgaaaaatgtAGAAGAAATCGATGAAAAACCCAGAGGAGGAACgtgtataaaaaatgaaagacgATACCTTGTGTGTCTCagaatttgtttttcatgtttattttattatatctcCTTCTATCTGGTTCAGAAGGAAAGGAAAATGCATGCCGACAGAggattttgagagaaaatccGATGCTAATAAGGCAGACATAATAATATTCCGAAAAAGGGGCATCTAAAATGGGAAGAAAACAATTTTGCACAGAAAAAATCGTAAAGTATGTCGCGAAAATGCAGACACGGTAAAATTAGGTTCAAAACTTACAACTCTCGTAGCGTGGCCCgtgttattaaatattttatcgaagACTCCCAACAAATGACTAACTTCTAATAGCTTTCAAGTTGAGAGAACATGCTCAACTATTTTAAGCTCATGTGTGTAGCTCATCTCGTTGCAGCACCCAGAGTTATGCCACATATTTTGCTGCATATTTTAAAGGATCAAACTTTATCAATATATATGCACTGTAACTACACCACGACTAAAGAGAAAACtaagctaaaatttataaactatTTGGAATAACGATGcatagattattatttttattgaaaaattgatgcaaaaaagttttgtgggtgttcgttgtaaatttttcaagaagctTAGGCTGTGTGTTATTTTGACTAATGACGTGCCATATAAATGCATGTTTCGTGTGTTGTGTTTTATCTCCattgcataaattttcgatattcTCTAAACTATGTTAGAAACATTTTATAGGGGAAAAACGCAAGAAAAAGATGGTTACTTTAAATCATATTGAATTCACATTccgtttgaaaaattacatttgacGCGTCCATTAGATCTGACagagaaaataaattgcatgagaaaaaatttccttttaatacattttacaGTATTTTCTACTTACGCATTCTTTTAGTATAAAAGCTCCAAGTCCCAGGTATTTTATCCtgaagttaaaattgaaaatccaaaaaattttgtaatgaaataactcaaattctgCTTCACAAATTTCTTTGGAAGTTTTTGTAGTATGTCAAATTTAGCCTAGAGAAGGTTTAGgaacagaaaaattagaattaatgaaaaaaaaaaatattaattaattttaaataatttagaaattgttttaaaaaattgtcaaaaattattaaaatatttttttttaaataaaaattagaataagcatgtttttttttgcaaattttgttataatttggaaaaatttttaattttgaaaactaaatctaCAAGTGAAACGAAGTTCAAGAGTagtaagatataaaaaaaaatgcgcgcAGAAGAAACATGAAGCCTCTATTGTTTGCAGAGTGCAAGTAAAAAGGCATGCACTGTTacatcgtttttatttttatcataagaCCATAAATGTCTCAGTATTCATGTTAAGAGTTATTGCCTTCATTTGAGAAAGGCATTCAGGGTAAATTGTCAAGACAGTTTGATATCagagctgatttttttttcatcggaaGACGAACATTTGtgggaaaaaaatcacaactaaattttttttgccgcaCTTAAAtcatttatgcaaattttcgaGTTCTAATTAGAAATCATGTTAAACAGTAATTACTGTGTAATTATCGCGGTACAAGTAAACCTAGCATGAGGCATCCCCAATGAAATATTTCCTTGACCGTAACAACGAAACCCCCCGCTTACAAAGTTAATGCCTGTGTTTGCATGCCGGGGTATTGTGTGTCCACGGATAAATAAAGTTGAGGCGAACGCGAAAAggacataaattaaaatattttaaataaatgacatAAACACATACTTTCTGACCTGTAGGCATGGtacgcaaaataaatttaactgcatgaataaattgaaacggggaaatttatgcaaaaatgtaGTAAAATGTGTGCGAGTGGGACCGAGATAGAGCGAGCGAGATCATGCATTCGAAGGAGGCGGAGGACGaacgacagaaaaaaagcGACAGCAAACTAATTTATGCAGGACAAATGTGTTTACATGCAGTTTTTTGATAACAAAtgcgaacacaaaaaatttgtcacacaCCTTGTTGTGGCACAGCAAACGATACGAgcgcttttttgtttgtgtgaatCCAAACAGGAAAtgtatacatattttttttctcttgtccAAATGTActgaagtttaaaataattcattgtaCAAATCCAGCCGATAACAACACTCAGCAAAAAAACATGCAATCAGAATCGATTAACTGATGGCACGAACGAACTTCAGAAGGACGTCAAATGACATCGAccaaattgttttaaatcgTTACTTGGTTCGTTGAAAATGTCAGCCGGGTGACAAATTTAGCGTTTAATCAATGTGTTTATTTCATTCGATTTCACCGCTCGTTCTCGTATCCcactcgaaaatatttttaagctcTTTATccaactatttattttattctttcaattatttatttatttgcatttaattaGTGATGCTCATTTATCGGTCGCCTGGATATTAATTGGATCTCGCAGGCTCGTGTTTCACAAACAATTGCTCTTCCAGCCAAATAgcgtgcaaaaaaattgataacaatTCAAATCATGCTCTATTGAATTCCGCCTCTAACGAAATCCGATATTTTGTATCGGCATAAAAATCGTTTCCCATAAATTTGGAGTACGAACAAATCAAAATAGAGCACAGCAAAAATGTCTCCATTTCCCGTGATATCTCTTATATCACATCATTAAAGATGAGACGCATTGtgcatcgaaaatttttgtaatatatcAGTGTTCCGCATACCCATATTTCGTAGCTTTTACATCTCTTCACTCTCAtacatatttacattttcGATGACATTCAAATATAACAACAAGATATATCGACGTGCAGTGCACGTATCTACATTGTAGCTTGTGactttcatcaaaaactttgGGGATCATCAATCCAGAGCTcatgtataaataataaaacatgtaCAAAGAGATTTTATTATGCTGAAGAAGCTGTTGTTGATTTTATATGTTTGCGTGCAAAATGTTTCGGTGTACACGAGAAAATGAGAGTATTAGCTGAACTTTTATCCGTTCACGATCTCTCGAGAGAGTTATGAAAATAGTGTCGTGGACATTTGTTACCACTGGAATTTAATTCGACATCCAGACCATCTGATATTTGTATTAACTTGAGGCACGAGTTGATAAAGAGCTCTTAATCATCTGAAAGGAAAACGTAGCTGGAATTATTATGAAGTATTTTTCCTGCAAGTCTCAAGGAAACACAATCAAAGAAGTGTACTAAAAGTTGGTAGAAAATAagtttattggaaaaatatgaacgtttttcaataaaaaaaagaataaatagaATTCGAAAGTTAGAAATTTCACCAGGCTTTCAAGAGACACAAAATCAATAAGTAAAAGTCATGATTGTTACATCAATTCAATCCATGtgggaaatttgaaatttgtcttACAAAAAGTCAAGGTCTGACTTCTCAAAGTTTTCttagctattttttttttcaatttttaacaagaccCCTAAAATCAATGTAAATGTgagttaaacaaatatttcatgtcacaaaattttactataaTTTTGATTAGATTGTGACACATTATGGGTTAAGTAAGggccttaaaatatttatttttttttaaattctaaaaaaatggaaaatcagcaaaaagttttgaataaaaaacatttctgtCATGGATAGTTATATAAAGAtttaacgaacaaaaatatttgaaatgaatCACATATGTTTGATTGTATGTGTGTGTTTATATATGACATATAGTTATTTCGCGCGTATTTTAGCCTATCAGCTGTTTTGTGTATAAAACAAACTGTAAATAGAACATTTTGTGAAATTGTCgaatatttgattattttttacagtaaattaaattaaacttgtatttatttgaatttgtaCTGGtaaatgttattaatttaCGTTGATTTTTAGCTTGAGGTGGATgagattcaataaaatttaaaaaaaaacttgataaggtaattaatgtttgtttttaaaataataataaaaaaatagagttaTTACCATATTTTCATTAGTTTatgtattcaaaatttaaaaattattgttcgtGATTACCGGCTAAAAATGtgttgtgaaatttaatttttcatctattttgtactcatttaaaattaaagcaaaaactaTTTCACcatattacatattttttttaaattacctgAACATGAATCATAACCAATCCTGATGCAGAAATCCTGTAGCTTTACTCCCTTATTGACCACAGTTGGCGTAACTCAATGAGTCAACAGTGTCCTTTTCTATGacgtttcatatttattttagttgtataaatattaatgttttatttttttctatttagtttattttcgaatattgAAACGTAAATAAGTGTacaacaaaagtaaaaaaatggcTTGCATTGACGATTTATTTGATTGGGTAAGTACTGAGTTAATTTAGTAatgatataatatttttgtaaaatatattttttccggTTAATTTTATAGATTCTTGAAATAATATTCCAACAACTACCACTACGATCCCGTTTGACTTGCAAAGAAGTCTGTAAGAGATGGTGTGAACTCCTAATGACGCGAGCTATTTTTCGTGCGGATCGTCATATTTACCTGAACAAATGTTTAATTGAGCCTCATCGACCACCAATGTCCGTATTTTTAAACGCCAAGTATCGTTATCAAATTGTCACTCTGGATAATGGAAATATTTACTTACCATTTGTGAATGACTTCGATAGCACCATTGAATTTTGGAAATACTTGGGAGAAAGTGTCACCGAAATGCACATTTACAACAACATTCGACCCGCATTATATCGAATGTTTTTCGAAATGCCCAATCTCAAGCTAGTTTCTTTCGATGGCCATTTAACAACTTTGACAGAAGATTTGTTGATGGAAGAAGACGAGGGTGACGGACCTATGTTCCCAAGTCTCGAACGAATCATTTGTAAGAAAGCACTCTACGGTGATGCAATGTCAAATGATAGAAAAAAGATTGAAAGTTTGAGAAGTCTGCTTccagaaaatgcaaaaattgtaatagATAAAGTGGAAGTAAATGGCACTAATTTTGAGGAGCTTTGGAAAACTGAAAAAGTTGAAGCGAATGATTTAAGGATCTTTGAAGGAAACGAAGGAGTCATAGAAAAACTAATTTCATGTGAGACACTGCCCGTCAAATGTACTAAGCTCATCTATAGAGATGAAACAAATCCATCGCTCagtgatttaaataaatttctaacgaAACATTTGAATATCACGCAGATAAAAATAGCATCGAGATTCGTACAATTTCCGTTCACTCAGATAACTCATTTGACCATTTCTAAAGACGGAGATGAACCACTTAGATCATTTAAGGTCTTTCAGCCGCTCGTGAATCTCGAAAGATTGAGCATCAAATTCCGTGATCAGGTGAACTGCTTGTATGGACACGAACCTATCGAACTgccaaaactgaaaaaactcTCCTTGATACAGACAAATCTCCATTGCTCTAATTGCATGAAAGCCATTGCATCTAGCTTTCcttcaatggaaatttttcatgcttaCATTAATATCGAAGATTGTGTATCCCTGTTAGgagaaatgtttaaaaattggcGAAATCTCAAGGAAATGCGTGTTGTTTGTCAGTATAAGATCCAGAATTTCGGAGAAGCTTTTCGCAACTTTAGCGACGATGaacaacaattaaattttcgacttttggaGCTTTCGTCCACCGGACAAACAAAGCTTACCGGAGCTGATATgctaaaaatgagtaaaatattTCCGTACCTCCATACAATGGCCATCGATATGGACGAAAGCGTAACAAACTTAGACGATGTCGTGAAGGGTATATTTCCAGCATTTAAGGACATGACAAGCTTACAAATCAGAGGAAGACGAAACTGGGTTCCCATCAAAGAAGAAACGGCCAAAGCAGTTGTAGCACATATTGAAATGCATGGACACTCGTTGAGGGCAATTGACTTACCGTTGATGAGAATAGACTTAGCAAACGTTGTTCCGCAACTGTATAGAAAATTGCCTAATTTATGTGTTTATGAGAATGGACGCGAACGATGGTGTGTCAACACTgaactttagaaaaaagtttccaACTCATCCATTAATTACgtttgtgtcaaaattttagttgtgaataaaaatttgtttttaatgaaacattgTTGATAGAtatgaattaacaaaaaaatcagaaaaaaatttattgcaaatatattaaaaaaaaagtaattgagAGCAATTCACGGTATAGCACTACCTTATATAATTGGTCCaatattttcatgcaaaaccTACCTTACATGCACAAAAATTGGAAATCATTACAACAAAACTAAACCTTTCTATCGGTATAATGCCTCAACGTAAAACTAGATCGTAGGAACAATTCACACATTCCAAAACATCCAAAAACAGCTGATTTTGCCGAGAAAATAACCTCAATATGCTTATGCAATGTAatatgtgtgtttgtgtgtagcTAGGAACCTTACAATTTCCCGCGCACACTCCCAGCCCCCGTGGAAGTTTACAAATCTGTATGTGTGAAAAATCCTTTTGCAAAACGGTCAGTCTTCGATTTGATTTCATTGTGACTAGACGTGAGTCCTCCAGACGTGCGGATTCCCACAAGCTAGATTTATGTATCAAAGCAAAAGGTATACAATAATACTGCAGAGATATAtgggagaagaaaaaataaaataataaaatattaataaaaaaattaagttgtcACGTCGTCGTGTCACCCACACACAcatgacataaaaattttgtcgggTGGACgataaaaggagaaaaataaaattttttattaaaaaaagcaagCCAGTcattccccgaaaaaaaagtaattgaagttaaacaaaaaaataaataaaagtgtaGAAGGGGGATGATATAAATTTAGAACTTGCATTGAAAGTTTCTCAAGTAAAAAGACTCACGCTCATGTGAATCTTGTAAATGTTTTGTGAAATGAAAGAATCCAAGtgtaaaatcatcaaaaaaacgaTAGAAGTAGCGTGGGATCTACCGTCGCAGTAACagcaattgaaatttttaaaattatatttacacaCACGCGTGTTTCTCCGTGTGTGTCTATCGCCTCTGAATtccaatatatttaaaataaacataaaatataaagataTAAAAAGCAATATGTGTTGAGTTGGGAGATGAAAAAGgtaatttatgcaaatattgTTGCTGTTATTTCGGTGCTTTATACTTACtaggtgtatttttttttaccaccaAACcaacatgagaaaaaaaaacaaatcagtGAACAACAAATTTTAGGCAACATTAGATCCCTTTTACTACTTTGGTTCGCattaaaatgtgttaaaaggggaggaaacaaacaaaacgtaTAGACGAAGGAGAGAAACGATAAGCAAAAATGCATTCAAGTGTAAAGTTCATGGCTATTCCTGCTGCTGCTGGTGTTGTAAGCCATAACACATTCCTTAAAAACCGTGCGGTTACGACTATGATGGAtagattttgtgtgttttttttttcatcttcctCAGCAATCTTGCAGCTGCTCGAGctgtaaatatatatgatgtgctaaggcgaaaaaaaaaattgaaaagaaacacACAGATAATGAGAGactgaaaagaaaattgtagAGCGATGCTTTTGTTATTATTCTCCGTTGTCTACTTGTTAAGTTcgctttttttatgttgttaaTCCCCCTCGCTTGCGGTAACAACGGAACGCGGCGGTTGGGTGGTTGTTGGTGTTGTTAATTTGTTCTGGGGAATTGATGATTAAATTGAGTGtttctcaagaaaattttcattcacgcGTTTCATTCATGTGTGAGGAGGCAGCTGCTTCTTTCTTAAatctcgatattttttttctttaatgacCCGATTTTCTGTTTTCTCTGctgttttttgtcattttcttcgCAAATCGATGTCTTCgtaatttatttgcttttgttagttttttctaaaaaaaaagaataaataaagaaaaaaagacagaAGAAAGCAAATTGATTTATGGGAGTCGTGACTTTgacatataaaataaactacAAAGGTTGAATCCGACATGTCAATATCATATTTGcacatttatcattttgtttGATCAGTTCTCGGAAAATgtagttattatttattgctcCGGAGAAGTGTAACGAAAGATGAACGTTGCCTAATCGAATTTAAAAGAGCTTAGCGTCAATGAAAAGGAAGCTTCCATACAGAAGAGGGATAATCTTTTATATCATTGTTTTTACTGTAGCATAGGCTAACtgaaaaagtaatttgttacactgtaagaaaaattttatccaataattttttgcgacGCAAAAAGAAAGATTAtccaagaaatttaattttttttcagctaagACAATCATTTTTACAGTgtatttttgaccttttaaaTGGGATCCGCAATGATTTGCAGAATTTACGTTTCAGTGTTTCTGATTATCTTGAGGCTATTGTCTTTCATTTGTTCCCTTCTCCAATTACAAACACTATTGTCTCCaatttgaatggaaaacacagaaaaaaagtaaatatgaattgaatcattattaaattacaaaatcaaGAGAACactaaaaaagcaaacaaaagagGCAAAAAGCCGATAACAGAGGCCAAAAGCAATGACAAACTAAGAGCAAAAGCATACAATAGTGCGTCATGGCAGAATGCAggaaacaaaacaattttacaattttttttatcatatttccattcactttttcatttcctttgttcatttttattcatttatacgtttttttttcttttgtcccgtgtttttttcctctcatttACG
It encodes:
- the LOC134831401 gene encoding uncharacterized protein LOC134831401, whose amino-acid sequence is MACIDDLFDWILEIIFQQLPLRSRLTCKEVCKRWCELLMTRAIFRADRHIYLNKCLIEPHRPPMSVFLNAKYRYQIVTLDNGNIYLPFVNDFDSTIEFWKYLGESVTEMHIYNNIRPALYRMFFEMPNLKLVSFDGHLTTLTEDLLMEEDEGDGPMFPSLERIICKKALYGDAMSNDRKKIESLRSLLPENAKIVIDKVEVNGTNFEELWKTEKVEANDLRIFEGNEGVIEKLISCETLPVKCTKLIYRDETNPSLSDLNKFLTKHLNITQIKIASRFVQFPFTQITHLTISKDGDEPLRSFKVFQPLVNLERLSIKFRDQVNCLYGHEPIELPKLKKLSLIQTNLHCSNCMKAIASSFPSMEIFHAYINIEDCVSLLGEMFKNWRNLKEMRVVCQYKIQNFGEAFRNFSDDEQQLNFRLLELSSTGQTKLTGADMLKMSKIFPYLHTMAIDMDESVTNLDDVVKGIFPAFKDMTSLQIRGRRNWVPIKEETAKAVVAHIEMHGHSLRAIDLPLMRIDLANVVPQLYRKLPNLCVYENGRERWCVNTEL